The DNA sequence CCGGTGGCACGCCAGCGGCGCCGGCGCGATTGTTTGCAGCCTCGGTGCCGGTCGCAGGCACGCTTGCCGACACCTACCTTCGGGCCCGGGGCCTGACCCAAGGCGGCACGATGAGCGCGCTGCGCTTCCACCCGAAGTGCTGGCATCGAGATGAGGGCCAGACCCGGAGCATCCCCAGACCGGCGCTGATCGCCGCGGTCACCGATGGGGCAGGGGCTTTGCAGGGTGTGCATCGCACCTGGCTGGCTCTTGACGGTCAGGGGAAAGCGGATGTCGAGACGCAGCGGCGTGCCATGGGTCACCTCCTCGGCAATGCCGTCAGGCTGACCCCGCATGAAGACATCCTCGTGGTCGGCGAAGGCATCGAGACCATGCTGTCCCTGTCCGAGGCGGCCTCCGGCCTTCCCGTCTGGGCGGCTCTCTCGTCGGGTCACCTCGGGGCGGTCCAGTTGCCGGAGGGGCTGCAGCGCCTCTACATCGCGATCGACCGCGATCCGGCCGGGCAACGCGCGGCAGAGAGGTTGATCGCCAGAGCCACAGAGGTCGGGATTGGGTGCCATGTGCTCGAGCCACAACTCGGGGATTTCAACGATGATCTCCGGGCGACCGGCAAAGAGGCGCTGCGCCAGCATCTGGCAGGGCAGATCGGGCTTGAGGATCGGCAGCGCCTGTCAGGCTGAGCAGCATCGCGCAGGGGGCGGTCAGGGGCAGAGGGGGGGTAGGGGTCCTGCAGTCCTGTCGCGGGTGTGGATCATCACCTTTGCCTCTTCCCGGGTAAATCTCATCCACCCGACACCCGAGCGGCCTTCAAGAGATGGGCAGGCGGCCGTCAAAGGGGACGCCCCATCAAGGGCGGCAGGCAAGCTATTTCCGCCGCGGGGGACGAGCCCCCGCTTTGCATCGCGAAACAAATAGCTTGCCTGCCGCCCTCCTCCACATGCGTTCCGGCCCCGAAAGGCGGGGTGAAGGGGCGTCCCCCATGACGGCTTTCGCAGCCCACGAAGGCCGCGCGGGTTGTCGCGCGGATGAGACAGGCCCGGAGGCAAGAAACTGATGACGATCCACACTCACGACGACACGTATGAACCCGCCCACACCGCATCCCAGACCGCCCATGCGCTCGACGAGTTGCAGCTTTATGGCTACCGCCCCTTTGATGAGCCCGATCCGCGCCCAATGCCCGATGGGCAGCGCCTTGCGGTCGCCGTCGCAGACATTTTCGATGCCCTCGTCGCGACCCTGGAAGACACCCGCATGGAACCCGACCTCGAAGAGGTGCTCTGGGGCCAGGTCAACCTCTTTCACCGCGCCACGGCGAGGATTGAGCGGTCGCTCGACGAGAACGAGCAGGTGCAGCGCCGCCTCCAGCGGGAGCAGGACGGCTCCGAGGTGAAATCCACCGAACTTGAGCGCCTAACGGCCGAAGGCCTGACGCTGATCGAACGGCGCAACTGCATGGATATGATGCGCGATCACGCCGCCACCGAGTTTGTCCATCACACAGGCTCGGCCTGGCGGCCCCGCACTGGCTCGATGGTGAACCGCCAGCACATGACAGCAGCGCTCATCGACAGCCGCGACTTCCTTGCCGCCAAGCGCCGCGCAGAAACCGAGGTGATGTTGCCCGCAGGCCCCAAGGTCGCCCTCACCGGCGGGACCGACTTCAACGATCACCGCCTGATCTGGGGCAAGCTCGATCAGGTCCGCACCAAGTATCCCGATATGGTGCTCTTGCACGGTGGTAGCCCGAAGGGCGCAGAGCTCATCGCCGCCAAATGGGCCGAAGCCCAGGGCGTTACACAGGTGGCCTTCAAGCCCGACTGGAGCAAGCATGCCAAAGCCGCCCCCTTCAAGCGCAATGACGCGATGCTGGACGTGCTTCCCGTGGGTGTTCTGGTGTTCCCCGGCACGGGTATCCAGGAGAACCTTGCCGACAAGGCTAAAAAGCAGGGCATCCCGGTCATGAAGTTCGAGAAGGGGGCATGAGCCCCCTTTTCCTCTCGCGGGGAAATCGAGGTGGAAGAGCAGGCTTCCACCTGATATTTTGGAAGAAAGCCTGCTGGATCACGATATGTCTCACTCTGTCGCTCAACTTGAGGTGTTCCCGACCGACCTGCAGATGCGGCGGATCGATCCAGCCTGCAACATGCGGCGGTTTTACCGCATGAGCATTCAGCCCGATCTCTTTGGGGGCGCCAGCTTGGTGCGCGAATGGGGCCGCATTGGCGCGCGCGGGCAGATGATGATTGAGCAGCATCCAGATGAAGGGCGCGCCGTAACCGCGCTGATGAAACTTGCGGCGATAAAGAAGCGGCGGGGTTATGCATGATGCGCGGCCGCGGTTCGAAAAGCGGGCAGACACAGGAAAACGAGGGGGAGATGGCACTCGACACTGACAAGATCGATGATGCGGCTCTCGCGATCCTTAGCCTGACGCTGCATTACGGCGATCAGGTCTGGAAGGGAATCGATTGGGCCATCACCAACCGGCTTTTCGAGAAAGGCCTGATTTTTGATCCCAAAAACAAGGCGAAACCGCTGAGCCTGACCCCAGAAGGGGTCGCGCATGCGCGGGAAATTCTCGCGCGGGAGTTCAGCAAGGCCGAGTGACGGGCGGCTTTGCGGGACCTTACAGTCGTTCGCTGCATCTGCGCGCAATTTGCTCGCTTCCGCATCCGCATCTGCAGCATCAGCAACGCGCAGGGCGGATTCCGGTCATTGGCTGCGGTTTGCGTGGAGGTCTGGAATGCGGACATTGCTGCCTTTCGCTGCAGGTGCGCCAATGTCCGGTATCTGACCGGTTCACATTTGCTCGATGACGGCGAAAGGGACAAAACGCCAATCATCCGAGATGAAATCATAGTATGTAACTCAAAAGCGCTTGGCTTATGAGACATTGAATGGGTGCAAACGGTCGGCCAGCACGTTGTATTCCGGTACTCCGGTGTGTGGCGTTTAGTCTCGCGCAGCCCATAGGGCCGCTTCACAAAAAAGAACCGCTCTGAACGATCAGCAAAATCGTGCAAATGAAACGTGACCTGATCGTCGCTGAGCGCCACCACACCGTAGGCCGGAGCTTCGCAATTTTCCGTAATATGATCGACGGCCCCGTTCAGCTCCAAGGCGACCTGATGGTTCATGCCGCGCATGCAGGAATAGCTGATGCCGCGCCAATTGCCAAAAATCGCACGATGCACATGACCAAAGAACAGATGCCGGATGCGCGCCTTGTGGGGGGCGACGACATCATAGAATGTCTCCGAGTCCTGCAACATAATCCGGTCCATGGAAGCGATGCCTGTTTTGAACGGCGGATGGTGCATGAACAGGACGATTGGGCAGTCGGTTTGATCCAGTTCATGATCCAACCAAGCTTGGCGCGCGGGGCAAAAAGCGCCCGCGTGAGTTTCTGTGTCCTTCGTGTCCAGCAATAAAAACCGCCCGAACGGAGTGTCAAAACCGCTTTGGACAAAACCGTTTTCGTTGCGGGGTGTTTCTGGGAAAGCCTCGCCAAAAAGCTGTTGTATCGTCGTGATTGCCCACCATCAGATGCACGGGCATGGTGAGCTCTTCGATTTCGCGCAGAAACCGCGCATAGGCCGCTGCGTCGCCCCAGTGGATCATGTCACCTGTCAGGGCGACAAAAAACCAGCGTCGCCATGTTCGGCATTGATGGAGGCCACAGCGGCACGCAGCCGCGCGGCGGGAACTGGTCCATAAAGCATCCCATCGCCAATGACATGCGTGTCGGTGAGATGGATGAACTTCATTCTGCGGCAACCGGTTTTGCCCAGTCTTCCCACGCGGTACCTGCGCTGAACACGGGCCCATCCCACGTAAAGGGAATGTCATGGATGATTGTGCCACTGTCACTTGCAAGGATCACTGCATAGGACGGGGCCATGGGAGCACCTTGTAACAGCTCCTGCTCGGTCAGATCAGGCAGGGACTGATTGCCGGTGGAGCGAACGCTGGCAAACGGAACGCCGCACCACATCCCGTGCAAGGGTGCATGGACATGGCCAAAATGGAGATACTCGATGCGGTCGCAATAGGTGCTGAATAGCTCCGCCAGCGGTGCGCGGTCTTCGGGGACAAGAGCGATCTTGTCTTCGGCAGGCAGCCCAAGCGGCATGGCATTGTGATGCATGAACACGCGCGCGCGCGTGCAGTCTTTCAACTCACTTTCCAGCCAATCGCGCCGCGCGGCGCAGAAGTGGCCAGCGTGGGTGCGCGGAGCGGTTGTGTCGAGGTAGATAAGACGCGTGCCGTCGACTGTTTCTGCGTGGTTGATGAACCCGGATGGGTCTTTGGGATGGTCCGGAAAAGCGCCGAGAAACGCGGTGCGGTCATCGTGGTTTCCAATCAACAGGCGCACTGGGCAAGGCACATCGGTCAGCGCATCGACAAGGGTCGCGTAGGCCGCAGGCTCGCCCCAGTGGGTCAAATCGCCTGTGATGATAATCCGAGCGGCATCGCCGTGTTGGGCTCGCACATGGTCGAGCGCTTGGGCAAAACGTCTGTGGGGGTTCAAACCGCCCATACGTTCGCCGGGGACTGTCAGGTGAATGTCGGAAATGTGCACAAGTTTCATGGACCTGAGCCTTTCTAAAAATAGGTCCGGCCGCCCCCGAAAGGGCGACCGGTATTGGTTTAGCCGTTTGGCAGAAGGTCGGCGATTTCTTCGACCAGTTCTTCTTGCAGCTCTTTCATATCGGTTGCGTCGCCGGTAACGATGCGTTCGATCCCGTCATAGATCACCTGCGTGATCGCCAAGCCGTTGTCGCCGGGATAGGCCAGCCAGTCGCGCAGCAGCGGAAGCTGGTCCACAGCGGTCTGCTTGTTGGGGTTCTGCTCGTAGAAATCAGCCAGAATGATTTCGTTGGCCGCCTTGTTGGGGGGCATGTAGCCAGTTGTCATGGCCACCTGGGCCGCGCCTTCACCGGAGGTGATGAACTTCAACCATGTCCAAGCTGCTTCACGCACGGCAGGGTCATCGGAGGTCGAGGTCAGCATCGCGGCGTTGCCGCCAGCGGGCAGTCCCATCGGCGCGCCGTCAAGGCCCGGGAACGGGCCGGTCACGAGTTCA is a window from the Phaeobacter porticola genome containing:
- a CDS encoding DUF7146 domain-containing protein, with amino-acid sequence MYSETEDVIRALAENAEGVCRHYLPAGRREGSYWIVGDLQNNPGRSLFVRLNGPASGPGAAGKFTDGATGEHGDLLDIIRERTGISRFPDLLTEARAHLGRPQPVLPDAPVPKKAKAPGGTPAAPARLFAASVPVAGTLADTYLRARGLTQGGTMSALRFHPKCWHRDEGQTRSIPRPALIAAVTDGAGALQGVHRTWLALDGQGKADVETQRRAMGHLLGNAVRLTPHEDILVVGEGIETMLSLSEAASGLPVWAALSSGHLGAVQLPEGLQRLYIAIDRDPAGQRAAERLIARATEVGIGCHVLEPQLGDFNDDLRATGKEALRQHLAGQIGLEDRQRLSG
- a CDS encoding DUF2493 domain-containing protein; its protein translation is MTIHTHDDTYEPAHTASQTAHALDELQLYGYRPFDEPDPRPMPDGQRLAVAVADIFDALVATLEDTRMEPDLEEVLWGQVNLFHRATARIERSLDENEQVQRRLQREQDGSEVKSTELERLTAEGLTLIERRNCMDMMRDHAATEFVHHTGSAWRPRTGSMVNRQHMTAALIDSRDFLAAKRRAETEVMLPAGPKVALTGGTDFNDHRLIWGKLDQVRTKYPDMVLLHGGSPKGAELIAAKWAEAQGVTQVAFKPDWSKHAKAAPFKRNDAMLDVLPVGVLVFPGTGIQENLADKAKKQGIPVMKFEKGA
- a CDS encoding WGR domain-containing protein — encoded protein: MSHSVAQLEVFPTDLQMRRIDPACNMRRFYRMSIQPDLFGGASLVREWGRIGARGQMMIEQHPDEGRAVTALMKLAAIKKRRGYA
- a CDS encoding DUF6429 family protein: MALDTDKIDDAALAILSLTLHYGDQVWKGIDWAITNRLFEKGLIFDPKNKAKPLSLTPEGVAHAREILAREFSKAE
- a CDS encoding metallophosphoesterase; its protein translation is MKLVHISDIHLTVPGERMGGLNPHRRFAQALDHVRAQHGDAARIIITGDLTHWGEPAAYATLVDALTDVPCPVRLLIGNHDDRTAFLGAFPDHPKDPSGFINHAETVDGTRLIYLDTTAPRTHAGHFCAARRDWLESELKDCTRARVFMHHNAMPLGLPAEDKIALVPEDRAPLAELFSTYCDRIEYLHFGHVHAPLHGMWCGVPFASVRSTGNQSLPDLTEQELLQGAPMAPSYAVILASDSGTIIHDIPFTWDGPVFSAGTAWEDWAKPVAAE